A genomic stretch from Narcine bancroftii isolate sNarBan1 chromosome 9, sNarBan1.hap1, whole genome shotgun sequence includes:
- the LOC138743563 gene encoding integrin-linked kinase-associated serine/threonine phosphatase 2C-like yields the protein MYIFEFWNSIEWMFELGVFHMLVSAQSQHAILCRFNETSRKLTSVPLVKEHNPTQYDERMRIQKAGGTVRDGRVMGVLEVSRSIGDGQYKHCGVISIPDVRRCPLTFNDRFILLACDGLFKVFSPEEAILFVTAILEDESITARMGKTSQDVHFEAACNRLANESVRRGSADNVTIILVAIGH from the exons ATGTATATTTTTGAGTTTTGGAATTCAATTGAGTGGATGTTTGAACTGGGTGTGTTTCATATGCTAGTGAGTGCACAATCTCAGCAT GCTATTCTGTGTCGTTTCAATGAGACAAGCAGGAAATTAACATCTGTACCACTGGTGAAGGAACATAATCCAACCCAATATGATGAAAGAATGAGAATCCAGAAAGCAGGAGGGACAGTAAG GGATGGTCGTGTGATGGGTGTGCTGGAGGTATCACGTTCAATTGGAGATGGGCAGTACAAGCACTGTGGTGTTATATCCATACCAGATGTCAGACGCTGTCCGTTAACTTTCAACGATAG GTTCATTCTCCTGGCTTGTGATGGATTATTCAAAGTCTTCTCCCCAGAAGAAGCCATCCTCTTTGTTACAGCAATACTCGAG GATGAGTCTATCACAGCAAGGATGGGAAAAACTTCCCAGGATGTGCATTTTGAGGCTGCCTGTAACAGACTGGCCAATGAGTCTGTACGCCGTGGCTCtgctgacaatgtcaccatcattTTGGTAGCTATTGGACACTAG